The nucleotide sequence TTCACGCCGATGGTCTACGCCGTGCCGGTGCAGTTGCTCGCCTATCATACGGCGGTTGTGATGGGCACCGACGTCGACCAGCCGCGCAACCTCGCCAAGTCGGTGACCGTGGAATAGGCAGGCGGGAAGGGTGCCGCTCGCTATGTGGTCTTCAAAAATCTGCTAGAAGACCTTAGCTAAAGAGTTGCGACCACCTGGAACCCGAATGACCGCCCGCCACGACGCGTCTCCGCCTGCGCCTCCGGCTGATCCCGTCCCGGAACCTCATACCGGCCTGATGGGCCGTTTCCGCAACTATTTTCTTACCGGCCTCGTCGTGACGGGGCCGATCGCGATCACGCTTTACCTGGTCTGGTGGTTCGTGACCTGGGTCGATGGCGTGGTGCGGCCCTTCGTGCCGCTGGCCTATCGCCCGGAAACCTATCTGCCCTACGGCGTCCCCGGTTGGGGACTGATTGTCGCAGTCTTCACGCTGACACTGCTCGGCTTCCTCGCCGCCAACCTGATTGGCCGTACGCTGGTCGATGTCGGCGAGACCTTTCTCGGCCGCATCCCGGCCGTTCGCGCCATCTACCGTGGCCTGAAGCAGGTGTTCGAGACGCTGTTCTCGGGCAAGGGCTCGAGCTTCCGCAAGGTGGGCTTGGTCGAGTTTCCTTCGCCGGGCATGTGGTCGATCGTGCTGATCTCGCAATCACCGAGTGAGGACGTCGCGCGCAGCCTGCCGGGAGAGGAGCACGTCTCGGTGTTCCTGCCGTGCTCGCCGAACCCGACCACCGGCTTCTTCTTTTACGTACCCAAGAGCAAGATCATCGAGGTCGAGCTGAGTGCCGAGGATGCGGCGACGCTGAT is from Bradyrhizobium sp. ISRA430 and encodes:
- a CDS encoding DUF502 domain-containing protein produces the protein MTARHDASPPAPPADPVPEPHTGLMGRFRNYFLTGLVVTGPIAITLYLVWWFVTWVDGVVRPFVPLAYRPETYLPYGVPGWGLIVAVFTLTLLGFLAANLIGRTLVDVGETFLGRIPAVRAIYRGLKQVFETLFSGKGSSFRKVGLVEFPSPGMWSIVLISQSPSEDVARSLPGEEHVSVFLPCSPNPTTGFFFYVPKSKIIEVELSAEDAATLIMSAGVVQPGSVADPKKVAALAGVANAARIANASTTLKPEPAKVE